DNA from Coffea arabica cultivar ET-39 chromosome 10c, Coffea Arabica ET-39 HiFi, whole genome shotgun sequence:
CTACTATTGAATGGCCAGGTACAACTAACGCCATATGCTCCTATGATGTATTGCTTCAGAAAGGTTTTACTTGAATTAATTGCAGGCAAGCTGGGTTTCAGTGCTGATAATGAATCTGCCATCAAGGATTGGATGGAAAGTTCACTGTCTTATATAACTTCAGACAATAAGGACTTCGTTGTCAGGATCTTGGACCCGCCTTTAATAGTAGATAAGCATCTTCGGATGCAAGCATGGGCAGTTGCTCTTGTTGCTAAGGCCTGCCTTAGTCCCAAGCCTTCTAAGAGATCCCAAATGCCACATGTACGGGTGGCTTTGGAACATGTCACATCACCAAGCCTGGGTAATGGAAACTTTCAACCCACTGGTCATTTCAGGCCACTTGATCCAATTGATGATATTGCAAAGATCCTCGGGAGATCTGCACTAATAGGTGGACTAATGACTTTCTATTAGCagttcaaaaattcaaaattacatTGTTGTAGCAATTTGGGCATATGTTGCAGGAAAGACATACAAGGCAACCACAAATAGGACATATTTGGGCAACAATGTCTCAAGAAACCATGAAATCCTGGAACCTAGAGGGATCAATGAGCCTTGTCAAAATCCAGAGTTCCTGGCTCACCCCAATTTAACTGTGTTCTCTTTTCAAGAACTCATGGATGCAACCAGGAATTCTAGAACAATGGTTGGAGCTACAAAGCTTTGGACTATATACCAAGCTTGGCTTCATGAAAAATCCACGTCAAAGAGTGGCAGTGGTTCTGTAATTGCTGTTCGAAAA
Protein-coding regions in this window:
- the LOC113714347 gene encoding probable serine/threonine-protein kinase PBL3 codes for the protein MMYCFRKVLLELIAGKLGFSADNESAIKDWMESSLSYITSDNKDFVVRILDPPLIVDKHLRMQAWAVALVAKACLSPKPSKRSQMPHVRVALEHVTSPSLGNGNFQPTGHFRPLDPIDDIAKILGRSALIGKTYKATTNRTYLGNNVSRNHEILEPRGINEPCQNPEFLAHPNLTVFSFQELMDATRNSRTMVGATKLWTIYQAWLHEKSTSKSGSGSVIAVRKLYSQNMEVLDLCQSQAHLLGSLSHPNVVEILGYCLKGKELFLVHEFMQHGSLENHLFNRGFFHSVTFLGHKAENFD